AATTCGCTTATTCCTTAGTTCCTTCACCTTACGATCCAAAAGCTTcaccggtttctcctcatacGCCAATGCCTCgtcaatttcaatattttttggTTGCAGTACATGAGAGGGATCTGGATGGTACTTCTTGAGTATAGACACGTGATAAATATTATGAATTCGAGGCAGACttggtggcaattccaacttataggccaCGTTTCCCACACGTTCAAGAATCTTATAAAGTCCTACAAATTTCGGTTgcaacttctttccttttcctgccatcaaacttgctttcagaggcgtgatcttaaggaaaacttgatctccaaccgaaaactccaaatccttccttcgATTATCTGCATAGCTCTTTTGACGGCTATGAGCTGTCTGAATCCTTTGACGTATTAATTTCACCTTTTCATACTCCTCTTCAATCCATAGTACTACAGTTCGGTCTAAAATCTTTCTTTCACCTATTTCATCTCAACATATCGGAGATCTACACTTCTAgccataaagtgcttcatacggagccatttgaatggatgaatggaagctattattatatgcaaactccaccaatgtcaaatacttactccaactttTTCCGAAATCCAAAATACAGGTTTTCAACATGTCCTCAATGGTCTGAATTGTCCTTTTCGACTGTCCGTCCGTCTGGGGTTGTATGTAGTGCTAAAACTCAAC
Above is a genomic segment from Coffea eugenioides isolate CCC68of chromosome 5, Ceug_1.0, whole genome shotgun sequence containing:
- the LOC113771136 gene encoding uncharacterized protein LOC113771136 — translated: MAGKGKKLQPKFVGLYKILERVGNVAYKLELPPSLPRIHNIYHVSILKKYHPDPSHVLQPKNIEIDEALAYEEKPVKLLDRKVKELRNKRIPLVKVLWRNHEIEEATWEVEEEIRKKYPDLFLNQGIQASFEENLGGDN